Genomic segment of Montipora foliosa isolate CH-2021 unplaced genomic scaffold, ASM3666993v2 scaffold_448, whole genome shotgun sequence:
CCTTTGTCGCTTTTTTTTTGCGAGCTTTCCTCAAACAATTTCTGCTGAACTGCCCAGCATCCTGGCATTTGATACATTTGATTTCTTCAGTTGATCTGATGGAGAAAGCTAGGCGTTCCTCATACCTGTTGCAAATTTCTTATTGGTTATAAGAAATAGGTGGCTAGTCAACACTGCCCGTTTCAAGAAAAGGATACAAGGTGTTATCATATCTCCATTAATTTACCGGGCTCAACACAAATACATTTAATATTAGTCAATTATAACCCAGCTAACAATTGCGGAATTGCCAGTTATTCACTAGCCCTGCAATTTTCTTTATTAGAATCTCCCGTACGTTTTCAAACAGAGGGCAGTCCATCTACTGGAGTGATGCAAATTCACAAGAACAACACctggaaagcgctttgtaccGCAAATTGGAATAATACTGAAGCAATTCTTGCCTGCCAAGTAAATGGCTATAACTACAGTAACGACAATTTTACAGGAAATTGGAAAAGAGGAAATACAAGCTTGGTGAACATCACTTCTCATTCCTGTTCATCAATCATTCAAAGTTGTGGGTTCATTAACACGCAAATCCAGTGTTCAGGTACAATAGTATGAACAAAGAAAATCTCAGTCTTATCCGTATACCATCGCATAGTTTTAACACAGCAAGTCAACTAAAAACTCTATTTGTTAGTTTACAATAACCTGTGGCTCGCATTATAAGAAATGACTCACTGCTGGTAAAAAAGGCAAGGCACTAATTATTGGAAGCATGGCCACTAAGGTACAGTTGGGCTGAACGAGAAAAATGTCACACTTAGCTCTGCTGCAGAGCAGGACTTATTTAAGTCCAGCGCCCAAATCTCTAGACCACACGTCACCGTCTTTGGGACTGATGATTCTGAAACCGCTAACTTATTATATTGTACCCTGTTTCTTTAAGAAATGAAGGCCCAACTGGAACAGTCTCAATGAGTGGGCCTCCTCTTAAAACATTATCCTTGTTACATTATTAAATTAAGGATTTTAGCATCGCCTATCCTGTTCAAAGTTTTAGTCAAACTGAGATAAACTGGAGATATTGAGGAATGGACAATGAACaaaaaacaatggtttgttgCAAAAAAGAAACGTAGAGGACAATTAGAACCAAGCACTCCTTTCACTGATGTGTCATTCTTTCAGTTCCTGTGCGCCTAAGTGGGGCGAAAGCTAAGTATGGTGGAAGAGTAGAAGTTTTTTACCGCAGAAGGTGGGGCAAGATCTGTCGCACTAAATGGGATATCAGTGATGCTGAAGTTGTTTGTAAACAACTTGGCTTTAGAGGTGCCCTGGCCGAATTCATGACGGGAATGAATACCACTGATGAAGACATACCCGTTGTAATGTCAGATATAGCTTGTACTGGACAGGAATCCGTTTTAGCCCAATGTAATCGTTTAGATGGAGAGCACAAGTGTCCGGAAGACATTGGGGCTCAGGCTCTGTGTGTACCAAGTAAGTAGTCACTTTTCACCAGGACTGACAAACAGAAGGTTGTGACTAGAGACATTGTTTAACGTTTGTGGGGAAAGCTAAATGTTATGTATTGTCAATTCCAAACAAACTTCAATTTCACTCTTTTTAACTCTATttggaacaaaaacaatgacaTTTCTATTTGCACATTTTTATCTATTTAAACGATGGAAATTATTAGAAAACGCAAGGATCTAGCTACAGAGTATGTGTGTACTGGTCGTTGTAGCAAAGCAGCTTTCGAGTTCATCATTACTACCTAAAACTGAACACTCGataatggaaaaaatgaaagaagtAAAAACTTGCAGAAAAGGATTGTGGTTGAAATAGACGAATTTTACAGGTAACATTTGTATAAGaataaaatgtgtttgaaaatatatGAAATTACAGGAATctttaaattgaaaaatatatttactgCGAAAGGCTTGCAAAAACCGATGAGAAAttttggaaagtaatttcttccATACAATAATTTTGTTCTAGACAACATGGAAGTTCTGGAAAAGAAAAGCCTTAGTTCTAATCTTGGTAGCACTGAAACCGTGCAATGTTccttaaaaaaggaaaaccagaaTGAGCATGAGATGGTTAAATGGTATAAAATTGGCACCACTGCTAGTGAACTCAATCCAGACGAAAGAATTGAGGTAAAAGGCGTcactttgacaataaaaaatgttcaaCTGGATGATGGAGGAACATATGAGTGTCGAGGACAACGTTACACTCGATTCTACACAGTTT
This window contains:
- the LOC137989243 gene encoding neurotrypsin-like translates to MRTRECVNPKPQFGRIKCKGSTTVMRGCTNTSSCLQESPVRFQTEGSPSTGVMQIHKNNTWKALCTANWNNTEAILACQVNGYNYSNDNFTGNWKRGNTSLVNITSHSCSSIIQSCGFINTQIQCSVPVRLSGAKAKYGGRVEVFYRRRWGKICRTKWDISDAEVVCKQLGFRGALAEFMTGMNTTDEDIPVVMSDIACTGQESVLAQCNRLDGEHKCPEDIGAQALCVPNNMEVLEKKSLSSNLGSTETVQCSLKKENQNEHEMVKWYKIGTTASELNPDERIEVKGVTLTIKNVQLDDGGTYECRGQRYTRFYTVYVNAEFKNKRPQQKLIPGKPGQINCTAEGNPPPQFEWRKSDILLLEDDRFTQLSDGSLQIDTVRQEDNGVYECSMKQTKGRDRITVYLQHINVSLIGG